A stretch of the Pseudorasbora parva isolate DD20220531a chromosome 13, ASM2467924v1, whole genome shotgun sequence genome encodes the following:
- the si:ch211-158d24.4 gene encoding uncharacterized protein si:ch211-158d24.4 has translation METGRDEIAVVLMEPMPVSRRKTKYRSLRRQVYFFQSISVLFCVTCCLFTAMYASYPAACKENGMLEAPKIAMHHQAPESNSSEEMTEEQAPFIRLTVKNDTFAKQGHVPWMYNGYQPYNEYFTLDEDLESLMILRDGMYKVSLQITYRGIEKYDYPCTLQQDIINYSVGYGGQPLPLLTYLETVNFTSPPWIKSLFSEGIFYLEKGDRLKVWTNSLLLIDVGEKVSQKTVFLVYPHFST, from the exons ATGGAGACGGGAAGAGACGAGATAGCCGTGGTTTTAATGGAGCCCATGCCCGTGAGCCGCCGAAAGACCAAGTACCGATCGCTGCGGCGACAGGTATACTTCTTCCAGTCCATCAGCGTGCTGTTCTGCGTCACCTGCTGCCTCTTCACAGCCATGTATGCATCATACCCGGCGGCGTGCAAG GAAAATGGAATGCTGGAGGCACCTAAAATTG CAATGCACCATCAGGCTCCTGAATCGAACAGCAGCGAAGAAATGACAGAGGAACAAGCACCTTTCATTCGTCTGACAG TTAAAAACGATACTTTTGCTAAACAAGGACATGTGCCATGGATGTATAATGGATATCAGCCCTATAACGAATACTTCACCTTGGATGAAGACCTTGAATCTCTGATGATCCTTCGTGACGGAATGTACAAAGTTTCATTGCAGATCACATACAGAGGAATCGAAAAATATGATTATCCCTGCACTCTTCAGCaagatattattaattatagtGTGGGTTATGGTGGACAGCCCCTGCCTCTGCTCACCTACTTGGAAACAGTGAACTTTACATCCCCACCGTGGATAAAAAGTCTGTTCTCTGAAGGTATTTTTTATCTCGAAAAAGGGGATAGACTCAAGGTGTGGACCAACAGTCTGCTCCTCATTGATGTTGGAGAAAAAGTGTCACAAAAAACAGTCTTTTTGGTGTATCCTCATTTTTCCACATGA